From the genome of Oncorhynchus kisutch isolate 150728-3 unplaced genomic scaffold, Okis_V2 scaffold663, whole genome shotgun sequence, one region includes:
- the tkfc gene encoding triokinase/FMN cyclase isoform X3, with protein MKPQQKLLNSVDRCVDEALEGIVSSSGYLSLLRGHRVVVRADLEALKGRVALLSGGGSGHEPAHAGYIGSGMLSAAVAGGVFASPPPASVLAAILCLRDAGVSGVLLIVKNYTGDRLNFGLAAEQARNRGVAVEMVIVADDCAFDQPSKAGRRGLCGTVFVHKLAGALAEEGCPLDEIVSKVTEAVKGIGTLGVSLSPCSVPGCLPSFDLPAGEMELGLGIHGEPGIKRSKVTSADEVVKTMVDHMTNPASQSHLSLKSGDSVVLCVNNLGALSCLEISVVTRSAIRYLEGRGVQVARVMSGSFMTSLEMAGVSLSMMRADQEILRLFDAKTTASAWPNLSTVCISGTSYILDPPAKDMQETSHTEGPLSDVMRKALEAVCFSLLQRQEELNSLDRASGDGDCGNTHAQAAKAIQEWLPSHIVPGCPGQLLSTLAGLVQERMGGSSGALYSLFLTAAAALLKDRSDPAAWANAMHAGTDAMRWYGGADPGDRTMLDALCPAVEELRRLTTSPPGGHMAILQAAVEKAELGAESTRDLTARAGRASYIATVHVTLPDPGAVAIAAILRAVFEALGGQK; from the exons atgaAG ccCCAACAGAAGTTATTAAACTCGGTAGACCGCTGTGTAGACGAGGCCCTGGAAGGCATTGTCTCTAGCTCTGGATATCTCTCTCTGCTGAGGGGCCACAGGGTGGTGGTCAGGGCTGATCTGGAGGCCCTTAAGGGCCGGGTGGCCCTGCTGTCTGGAGGGGGGTCTGGACATGAGCCAGCACACGCAG ggTACATAGGTAGCGGTATGCTATCAGCAGCGGTTGCAGGTGGTGTCTTTGCCTCCCCTCCCCCGGCCAGTGTTCTAGCGGCCATTTTGTGTCTACGTGACGCGGGGGTGTCGGGAGTTCTACTCATCGTTAAGAACTACACCGGAGACCGCCTCAACTTCGGCCTCGCTGCGGAACAGGCCCGTAACCGCGGCGTCGCAGTCGAAATGGTGATTGTCGCCGACGACTGTGCTTTTGATCAACCCAGTAAGGCTGGGAGGAGGGGCCTGTGTGGGACGGTGTTCGTTCACAAG CTTGCTGGGGCTCTGGCTGAAGAAGGTTGTCCATTGGACGAGATTGTCTCCAAGGTGACAGAGGCAGTGAAGGGCATTG GTACTCTGGGGGTCAGCTTGTCTCCCTGCAGTGTTCCAGGCTGTCTGCCTTCCTTTGACCTGCCTGCTGGAGAGATGGAGCTGGGactgg GTATCCATGGTGAGCCTGGCATTAAGAGGTCGAAG GTGACCTCGGCGGATGAGGTGGTGAAGACCATGGTAGACCATATGACCAACCCTGCCAGCCAATCACATCTGTCGCTGAAGTCAG GTGACAGTGTGGTTCTGTGTGTCAACAACCTTGGAGCTCTGTCTTGTCTAGAGATATCTGTTGTTACTAGATCTGCTATACGCTACCTGG AGGGTCGTGGGGTGCAGGTTGCCCGGGTGATGTCGGGGTCATTTATGACATCACTGGAAATGGCGGGAGTGTCTCTGTCAATGATGAGAGCAGACCAGGAGATACTCCGACTGTTTG atgcCAAGACCACAGCCTCTGCCTGGCCCAACCTCAGTACTGTGTGTATCAGTGGGACGAGTTACATTCTGGACCCTCCAGCGAAAGACATGCAAGAGACCTCTCACACAGAAG GTCCTCTCAGTGATGTGATGCGGAAGGCTCTAGAAGCGGTGTGCTTTTCCCTTCTTCAACGCCAAGAGGAACTAAACTCACTGGACAGGGCATCCGGGGACGGAGATTGCGGGAACACTCATGCCCAAGCTGCGAAAG ccattcaggagtggcttccgagTCACATTGTTCCTGGGTGCCCGGGGCAACTACTGTCCACTCTCGCCGGATTGGTGCAGGAGAGAATGGGCGGGTCTTCAGGAGCG ttATACAGTTTGTTCCTGACAGCAGCTGCTGCTCTTCTGAAGGACCGCAGCGACCCCGCAGCCTGGGCCAACGCTATGCATGCTGGGACAGACGCTATGAGAtg GTATGGAGGAGCTGATCCTGGAGACAGGACTATG TTGGATGCTCTGTGTCCAGCAGTGGAGGAACTGAGGAGACTAACAACTTCGCCACCTGGTGGTCACATGGCCATTCTGCAGGCTGCTGTGGAG
- the tkfc gene encoding triokinase/FMN cyclase isoform X1, producing the protein MIWVSVVVCYRVSVVVCYRVSVVVCYRVSVVVCYRVSVVVCYRVSVVVCYRVSVPCSLASVGLYIRWLQALGLMSLLSQPQQKLLNSVDRCVDEALEGIVSSSGYLSLLRGHRVVVRADLEALKGRVALLSGGGSGHEPAHAGYIGSGMLSAAVAGGVFASPPPASVLAAILCLRDAGVSGVLLIVKNYTGDRLNFGLAAEQARNRGVAVEMVIVADDCAFDQPSKAGRRGLCGTVFVHKLAGALAEEGCPLDEIVSKVTEAVKGIGTLGVSLSPCSVPGCLPSFDLPAGEMELGLGIHGEPGIKRSKVTSADEVVKTMVDHMTNPASQSHLSLKSGDSVVLCVNNLGALSCLEISVVTRSAIRYLEGRGVQVARVMSGSFMTSLEMAGVSLSMMRADQEILRLFDAKTTASAWPNLSTVCISGTSYILDPPAKDMQETSHTEGPLSDVMRKALEAVCFSLLQRQEELNSLDRASGDGDCGNTHAQAAKAIQEWLPSHIVPGCPGQLLSTLAGLVQERMGGSSGALYSLFLTAAAALLKDRSDPAAWANAMHAGTDAMRWYGGADPGDRTMLDALCPAVEELRRLTTSPPGGHMAILQAAVEKAELGAESTRDLTARAGRASYIATVHVTLPDPGAVAIAAILRAVFEALGGQK; encoded by the exons ATGATCTGGGTCAGTGTTGTTGTCTGCTACAGGGTCAGTGTTGTAGTCTGCTACAGGGTCAGTGTTGTAGTCTGCTACAGGGTCAGTGTTGTAGTCTGCTACAGGGTCAGTGTTGTAGTCTGCTACAGGGTCAGTGTTGTAGTCTGCTACAGGGTCAGTGTACCATGTAGCCTAGCCTCTGTAGGTCTATATATCAGATGGTTACAGGCATTGGGccttatgtctctcctctcccagccCCAACAGAAGTTATTAAACTCGGTAGACCGCTGTGTAGACGAGGCCCTGGAAGGCATTGTCTCTAGCTCTGGATATCTCTCTCTGCTGAGGGGCCACAGGGTGGTGGTCAGGGCTGATCTGGAGGCCCTTAAGGGCCGGGTGGCCCTGCTGTCTGGAGGGGGGTCTGGACATGAGCCAGCACACGCAG ggTACATAGGTAGCGGTATGCTATCAGCAGCGGTTGCAGGTGGTGTCTTTGCCTCCCCTCCCCCGGCCAGTGTTCTAGCGGCCATTTTGTGTCTACGTGACGCGGGGGTGTCGGGAGTTCTACTCATCGTTAAGAACTACACCGGAGACCGCCTCAACTTCGGCCTCGCTGCGGAACAGGCCCGTAACCGCGGCGTCGCAGTCGAAATGGTGATTGTCGCCGACGACTGTGCTTTTGATCAACCCAGTAAGGCTGGGAGGAGGGGCCTGTGTGGGACGGTGTTCGTTCACAAG CTTGCTGGGGCTCTGGCTGAAGAAGGTTGTCCATTGGACGAGATTGTCTCCAAGGTGACAGAGGCAGTGAAGGGCATTG GTACTCTGGGGGTCAGCTTGTCTCCCTGCAGTGTTCCAGGCTGTCTGCCTTCCTTTGACCTGCCTGCTGGAGAGATGGAGCTGGGactgg GTATCCATGGTGAGCCTGGCATTAAGAGGTCGAAG GTGACCTCGGCGGATGAGGTGGTGAAGACCATGGTAGACCATATGACCAACCCTGCCAGCCAATCACATCTGTCGCTGAAGTCAG GTGACAGTGTGGTTCTGTGTGTCAACAACCTTGGAGCTCTGTCTTGTCTAGAGATATCTGTTGTTACTAGATCTGCTATACGCTACCTGG AGGGTCGTGGGGTGCAGGTTGCCCGGGTGATGTCGGGGTCATTTATGACATCACTGGAAATGGCGGGAGTGTCTCTGTCAATGATGAGAGCAGACCAGGAGATACTCCGACTGTTTG atgcCAAGACCACAGCCTCTGCCTGGCCCAACCTCAGTACTGTGTGTATCAGTGGGACGAGTTACATTCTGGACCCTCCAGCGAAAGACATGCAAGAGACCTCTCACACAGAAG GTCCTCTCAGTGATGTGATGCGGAAGGCTCTAGAAGCGGTGTGCTTTTCCCTTCTTCAACGCCAAGAGGAACTAAACTCACTGGACAGGGCATCCGGGGACGGAGATTGCGGGAACACTCATGCCCAAGCTGCGAAAG ccattcaggagtggcttccgagTCACATTGTTCCTGGGTGCCCGGGGCAACTACTGTCCACTCTCGCCGGATTGGTGCAGGAGAGAATGGGCGGGTCTTCAGGAGCG ttATACAGTTTGTTCCTGACAGCAGCTGCTGCTCTTCTGAAGGACCGCAGCGACCCCGCAGCCTGGGCCAACGCTATGCATGCTGGGACAGACGCTATGAGAtg GTATGGAGGAGCTGATCCTGGAGACAGGACTATG TTGGATGCTCTGTGTCCAGCAGTGGAGGAACTGAGGAGACTAACAACTTCGCCACCTGGTGGTCACATGGCCATTCTGCAGGCTGCTGTGGAG